One window of Acidimicrobiia bacterium genomic DNA carries:
- a CDS encoding toxin-antitoxin system antitoxin subunit, with product MTTTKIAVSLPAELVDQARRAVAEGRAPSVSAYVAKALEEQAKLDDLAALLDEMLTETGGPLTARERKAADRALGR from the coding sequence ATGACCACCACGAAGATCGCTGTCAGTCTGCCGGCAGAGCTTGTCGATCAGGCCCGTCGGGCAGTCGCGGAAGGAAGGGCGCCAAGCGTCAGCGCATACGTCGCGAAGGCCCTGGAAGAGCAAGCCAAATTGGATGACCTCGCGGCGTTGCTCGACGAAATGCTCACAGAGACGGGAGGTCCCCTCACCGCCCGCGAACGCAAGGCAGCTGATCGCGCGCTCGGCCGATGA
- a CDS encoding thiolase family protein, giving the protein MPDAPEKQAIISGIGISRVGRKTDISHLDLTTESATAAIADAGLRPEDIDGIATMGDTPPEEVEQHVGGRVGSVAMVGTGGLLAPVMGAFLAVANGDARHVLVYRTVKMMGGSILPPSGGDAPAPPRPRPSARRAGGGGEGAEGMVNVMGDMAPLLTYGAYSAANWLAMHAQRHMYLYGTTKEQFGALAVNSRRNAAFNERAVYREPMTMDDYLGARPVSDPFGLLDCDVPIDGSIAIVVSSAQYGADCPNPPVRVESMGGSRGQGGWDQRPDYPKMASIDAAADLWSKTDLTPADVDIAELYDGFTFLTFAWLEALGFCGTGESGPFVERGTRIALGGDLPLNTYGGQLSAGRMHGYWVLHEACLQLRGEAGERQVEGAEVAAVSVGGGPIAGCLLLTR; this is encoded by the coding sequence ATGCCCGACGCCCCGGAGAAGCAGGCGATCATCTCGGGGATCGGGATCTCGCGCGTCGGCCGCAAGACCGACATCAGCCACCTCGATCTCACAACCGAATCGGCGACGGCGGCGATCGCCGACGCCGGCTTGCGCCCCGAGGACATCGACGGCATCGCGACGATGGGCGACACCCCACCCGAAGAGGTCGAGCAGCACGTCGGCGGTCGCGTCGGGTCGGTCGCCATGGTCGGAACGGGAGGCTTGTTGGCGCCCGTGATGGGGGCGTTCCTCGCCGTCGCGAACGGCGACGCCCGGCACGTGTTGGTGTACCGCACGGTCAAGATGATGGGCGGCTCGATCCTGCCGCCAAGCGGAGGCGATGCCCCCGCGCCGCCACGGCCGCGGCCGAGCGCGCGGCGAGCGGGCGGAGGCGGCGAGGGCGCCGAGGGCATGGTCAACGTGATGGGCGACATGGCGCCGCTCCTCACGTACGGCGCGTACTCCGCCGCGAACTGGCTCGCCATGCACGCGCAGCGCCACATGTACCTCTACGGCACCACGAAGGAGCAGTTCGGCGCGCTCGCTGTCAACAGCCGACGCAACGCGGCCTTCAACGAGCGCGCGGTGTACCGCGAGCCGATGACGATGGACGACTACCTGGGCGCGCGGCCGGTTTCCGATCCGTTCGGGCTGCTCGACTGCGACGTTCCCATAGACGGCTCGATCGCGATCGTGGTCTCGTCGGCTCAGTACGGAGCCGACTGCCCGAACCCGCCCGTGCGCGTGGAGTCAATGGGCGGTTCGCGCGGGCAAGGCGGGTGGGACCAGCGTCCCGACTACCCGAAGATGGCGTCGATCGACGCGGCCGCCGACCTCTGGAGCAAGACCGACCTCACGCCGGCCGACGTCGACATCGCCGAGCTCTACGACGGGTTCACGTTCCTCACGTTCGCGTGGCTCGAGGCGCTCGGGTTCTGCGGCACCGGTGAGAGCGGCCCGTTCGTCGAGAGGGGCACGCGGATCGCGCTCGGCGGCGACCTCCCGCTCAACACCTACGGCGGTCAGCTTTCCGCGGGACGCATGCACGGATACTGGGTGCTGCACGAGGCATGCCTGCAGCTGCGCGGCGAGGCCGGTGAGCGCCAGGTCGAAGGGGCCGAGGTTGCCGCGGTGTCCGTGGGCGGCGGCCCGATCGCCGGTTGCCTCCTCCTCACGCGCTGA
- a CDS encoding OB-fold domain-containing protein gives MTEPAVESDQTPRMLPQLTPQNRHFWTGGANGELLILRCRGCGRWVHPPASVCPTGDGGELVPEATSGKGTVFTFTINRHPYNPAVPLPYVIAIVELPEQKGLRFTTNIVNCAPEDVTIGMRVRVLFEQYDEIHVPVFEPDAS, from the coding sequence GTGACCGAGCCCGCCGTCGAATCCGACCAGACCCCGCGCATGCTCCCGCAGCTCACTCCGCAGAACCGCCACTTCTGGACGGGGGGCGCGAACGGGGAGCTGTTGATCCTGCGCTGCCGCGGGTGCGGGCGATGGGTGCATCCGCCCGCGTCTGTCTGCCCCACTGGCGACGGCGGCGAGCTCGTGCCCGAGGCCACGAGTGGCAAGGGGACCGTGTTCACGTTCACGATCAACCGCCACCCGTACAACCCTGCCGTGCCGCTGCCCTACGTGATCGCGATCGTCGAACTGCCGGAACAGAAGGGGCTGCGGTTCACGACCAACATCGTGAACTGCGCGCCCGAAGACGTGACGATCGGGATGCGGGTGCGCGTGCTCTTCGAGCAGTACGACGAGATCCACGTGCCGGTGTTCGAGCCGGACGCCTCGTAG
- a CDS encoding amidohydrolase family protein — protein sequence MTTSGMTATQSGTQTLPYLINDADEHSTPSFGAYEKYIDLDKKDMAIRMSPGGKGDRRQMLYNGRPARFTFKNFQVVGSNEQLEEFGVKDLGASDEEGGQVIPGSLLNRLNPLKDLDAEGRKEFAKKYRAMQEFLDNPADRITVMDSQGIECAVNYATLPGTEVEFEDDFDGLYANLVALNRYLGTEWGYNYENRLFTPPFISFADADAALHQLEDIMKIEVPKVIQTSSGPSMHTSPFRPDNDRFWSICSEAGIKLCTHLATVTRYGAHGLEWNEEEVMLGDMDAFQWVFYYGDRPAYETVGAAILQGWFARFPKMQLLLSEQGTVWAPYTIRKLDHAFLMGRRATWGKLTMRPSDYFKQHCFVAPFPEENVDRVVESVGIEPIVFGSDFPHGEGLPEPQMYLGQLKNFSEDQVKTVMRDNLARFLDLPA from the coding sequence ATGACTACTTCTGGCATGACCGCGACCCAGTCCGGGACCCAGACGCTTCCCTACCTCATCAACGACGCCGACGAGCATTCCACACCCTCCTTCGGGGCGTACGAGAAGTACATCGACCTGGACAAGAAGGACATGGCGATCCGCATGTCGCCGGGCGGCAAGGGTGACCGCCGGCAGATGCTCTACAACGGCCGGCCCGCGCGCTTCACGTTCAAGAACTTCCAGGTGGTCGGATCGAACGAGCAACTCGAGGAGTTCGGCGTGAAAGACCTCGGCGCCTCCGACGAGGAGGGCGGCCAGGTCATCCCCGGGTCGCTGCTCAACCGCCTCAACCCGCTGAAAGACCTCGACGCCGAGGGTCGCAAGGAATTCGCCAAGAAGTACCGCGCCATGCAGGAGTTCCTCGACAATCCCGCCGACCGCATCACGGTGATGGACTCGCAGGGCATCGAGTGCGCGGTGAACTACGCCACGCTCCCCGGCACCGAGGTGGAGTTCGAAGACGACTTCGACGGCCTCTACGCCAACCTCGTCGCGTTGAACCGCTACCTCGGCACCGAGTGGGGATACAACTACGAGAACCGTCTCTTCACGCCGCCGTTCATCTCGTTCGCCGATGCCGACGCCGCGTTGCACCAACTCGAAGACATCATGAAGATCGAGGTTCCGAAGGTCATCCAGACCTCGAGCGGCCCGTCGATGCACACGTCGCCGTTCCGCCCCGACAACGACCGCTTCTGGTCGATCTGCAGCGAAGCCGGCATCAAGCTCTGCACCCACCTGGCAACGGTCACCCGCTACGGAGCCCATGGCCTCGAATGGAACGAAGAAGAGGTAATGCTCGGCGACATGGACGCGTTCCAGTGGGTCTTCTACTACGGCGACCGGCCGGCGTACGAGACCGTGGGCGCGGCAATCCTCCAAGGTTGGTTCGCACGGTTCCCGAAGATGCAGCTGCTCCTCTCCGAGCAGGGCACGGTGTGGGCGCCGTACACGATCCGCAAGCTCGACCACGCGTTCCTCATGGGCCGGCGCGCCACGTGGGGCAAGCTCACCATGCGACCGAGCGACTACTTCAAGCAACACTGCTTCGTGGCACCGTTCCCCGAAGAGAACGTCGACCGCGTTGTGGAATCCGTGGGCATCGAGCCGATCGTGTTCGGGTCCGACTTCCCGCACGGTGAGGGTCTTCCCGAGCCGCAGATGTACCTCGGCCAGCTCAAGAACTTCTCGGAGGATCAGGTCAAGACAGTGATGCGCGACAACCTGGCGCGCTTCCTCGACCTCCCCGCGTAG
- a CDS encoding acyl-CoA dehydrogenase family protein, with protein sequence MTTDVDLDQYRTEAARWLADNVSRRDASSYRGARGGGEESPEFIAEQRALQHKLFDAGYAGIAWPVEFGGAGLTNAHQRVFNEEASGYALPILLGVTLGMIGPTVLMYGTDEQKRAWIPKMLSGEEIWVQFLSEPGAGSDLAGVRTRATRDGDTWVINGSKVWSTGAMYSDVGMCLARTDWDVPKHRGLTWFRVPIAADGVTVRPIREINGGAEFCEEFLDDVVVPDDHAIGEINGGWPIANTLLALERGAAGGAGAGMMASRRRRLAPDLVALAREAGTEGDARVRQEIARAHINDYMHGQLAQRVVASIANGTLDMSGASMIKLGSGIYNPLRARIGMEIGGAAAIAWDTDDAEGNDTATTYLNGRIMSIAGGSNQIQRNLIGERLLGLPREPSFDTDKPFNEVLRDAQMWGE encoded by the coding sequence ATGACCACCGACGTCGATCTCGATCAGTACCGCACGGAAGCCGCGCGCTGGCTGGCCGACAACGTGTCGCGGCGCGACGCGAGCTCGTATCGCGGCGCGCGTGGAGGAGGCGAGGAATCGCCGGAGTTCATCGCCGAGCAGCGCGCGCTCCAACACAAGCTCTTCGACGCCGGCTACGCGGGTATTGCGTGGCCGGTTGAGTTCGGAGGAGCCGGTCTCACCAACGCGCACCAACGGGTCTTCAACGAGGAGGCGTCCGGCTACGCGCTCCCGATCCTGCTCGGCGTCACGCTCGGGATGATCGGCCCGACGGTGCTGATGTACGGGACCGACGAACAGAAGCGCGCGTGGATCCCGAAGATGCTGTCGGGGGAGGAGATCTGGGTCCAGTTCCTGTCGGAGCCCGGCGCCGGATCGGACCTGGCCGGGGTCCGCACCCGCGCGACGCGCGACGGCGACACCTGGGTCATCAACGGCTCGAAGGTGTGGAGCACCGGCGCGATGTACTCCGACGTGGGCATGTGCCTGGCGCGCACCGATTGGGACGTGCCGAAGCATCGCGGCCTCACCTGGTTCCGTGTCCCGATCGCGGCCGACGGCGTCACGGTGCGCCCGATCCGCGAGATCAACGGCGGCGCGGAGTTCTGCGAGGAGTTCCTCGACGACGTCGTCGTACCGGACGACCACGCGATCGGTGAGATCAACGGCGGCTGGCCCATCGCCAACACGCTGCTGGCGTTGGAACGGGGTGCCGCTGGGGGTGCCGGTGCCGGGATGATGGCGTCCCGGCGGCGCCGGCTCGCCCCCGATCTCGTCGCGCTGGCACGCGAGGCCGGCACGGAAGGCGATGCGCGCGTCCGGCAGGAGATCGCGCGCGCACACATCAACGACTACATGCACGGGCAGCTGGCGCAACGAGTGGTCGCGTCGATCGCGAACGGCACGCTCGACATGTCGGGAGCGTCCATGATCAAGCTCGGGAGCGGCATCTACAACCCGCTCCGCGCGCGCATCGGCATGGAGATCGGGGGAGCGGCCGCGATCGCGTGGGACACGGACGACGCAGAAGGAAACGACACCGCGACCACCTACCTCAACGGGCGGATCATGTCGATCGCCGGTGGCAGCAATCAGATCCAGCGCAACCTGATCGGTGAACGGCTGCTCGGCCTGCCGCGCGAGCCTTCGTTCGACACCGACAAGCCCTTCAACGAAGTGCTCCGCGACGCGCAGATGTGGGGTGAGTAG
- a CDS encoding acyl-CoA dehydrogenase family protein, which translates to MQLQLSDDQELLRETTARFVEQESPLTRVRELIDDPMGFDPGWLRAGAGLGWFAMFVPEEHGGGCVSGKPLVDAAIIAEELGRTVQPGPFLATNIVAFALADAGSPEQCAEVLPALASGEAIGTWALADGAGTWNDGGIAATRNGPGFSLSGTRGFVQDAQSADWFLVAASIDGQPAQFLVPRSASGVAVTPLVSFDLARRLGTVTFDGVAADKAALVGEPSGATAQMDRQLDVALALQCAETVGALDVMFDMTLQYSKDRIAFGRPIGSFQALKHIMADLALYLETCKAGAVAASIAVDARTDDASEVASMTKAYVGDVSVDIAQECLQIHGGIGYTWEHDLHLYMRRVSVNNALYGTPAGHRERVCVIHGL; encoded by the coding sequence GTGCAACTCCAGTTGAGTGACGACCAAGAGCTCCTGCGCGAGACGACGGCGCGCTTCGTCGAGCAGGAATCGCCCCTCACTCGAGTGCGCGAGCTGATCGACGACCCGATGGGATTCGACCCGGGTTGGCTGCGCGCTGGTGCCGGCCTGGGTTGGTTCGCGATGTTCGTCCCCGAAGAGCACGGCGGCGGCTGCGTGAGCGGCAAGCCGCTCGTCGACGCGGCGATCATCGCCGAGGAGCTCGGCCGGACGGTCCAGCCCGGTCCCTTCCTCGCCACGAATATCGTCGCGTTCGCCCTTGCCGATGCGGGGTCACCCGAACAGTGCGCGGAGGTGCTGCCCGCGCTGGCGTCAGGTGAAGCAATCGGCACGTGGGCACTCGCCGATGGCGCGGGCACGTGGAACGACGGCGGCATCGCGGCGACGCGCAACGGACCCGGTTTCTCCCTCTCGGGCACACGCGGCTTCGTGCAGGACGCGCAGTCGGCCGACTGGTTCCTCGTCGCCGCGTCGATCGACGGCCAACCAGCACAGTTCCTCGTGCCACGATCAGCGAGCGGCGTCGCGGTCACGCCCTTGGTGAGCTTCGACCTCGCTCGGCGCTTGGGGACGGTCACCTTCGACGGCGTCGCGGCCGACAAGGCGGCGCTCGTGGGCGAACCGTCCGGTGCGACCGCGCAGATGGATCGCCAGCTCGACGTTGCACTCGCATTGCAATGCGCCGAGACCGTCGGTGCGCTCGACGTGATGTTCGACATGACGTTGCAGTACTCGAAGGATCGGATCGCGTTCGGTCGGCCGATCGGTTCGTTCCAAGCGCTGAAGCACATCATGGCGGATCTCGCGCTGTACCTGGAGACGTGCAAGGCGGGCGCGGTTGCCGCGTCGATCGCGGTCGACGCCCGCACCGACGACGCGTCCGAGGTCGCGAGCATGACGAAGGCGTACGTCGGCGACGTGTCCGTCGACATCGCGCAGGAGTGCCTGCAGATCCACGGGGGGATCGGCTACACGTGGGAGCACGACCTACATCTGTACATGCGCCGAGTGAGCGTCAACAACGCGCTCTACGGAACTCCCGCCGGACACCGCGAACGCGTCTGTGTCATCCACGGGTTGTAG
- a CDS encoding thiolase family protein yields MVTGNRVAIVGVGYSTVGRNTGLSPDELMIQATMASLADSGLTVRDIDGITSVGTEPLNDAWMLGIEPLNWWASGLMVPAFAYSALSAIAAVASGFCHTALALRMIQQQPSGASMAAGTAARGNPMVASYFAAAAGDRQFLSPFGAGNPTQWAGLLTQRHMAEFGTTEEQFGHHVIAQRYHASLNDDAIFRDPLTMDEYLASRYVSKPLRILDCDYPVDSGAAVIFTTEERARDLQKPVVLVESYALTAIRDLNFEILEDMVRTAPAESARSLWSRTDLEPSDVDTAHLYDGFSVITFQWLEALGFCPPGGAGPFVEAGNTRLGGSLPVNTDGGACNVGRRHGANFCIEATRQLRGECGERQVEGADVSVWSTAVGPFAGAVLLTRG; encoded by the coding sequence ATGGTCACGGGGAATCGCGTCGCCATCGTGGGGGTCGGCTACTCCACCGTCGGACGCAACACCGGGCTCTCGCCCGACGAGCTCATGATCCAGGCCACCATGGCCTCGCTCGCCGACAGCGGGCTCACCGTGCGCGACATCGACGGCATCACGTCGGTCGGTACCGAGCCACTGAACGACGCGTGGATGCTGGGCATCGAACCGCTCAACTGGTGGGCGTCGGGATTGATGGTCCCCGCGTTCGCGTACTCGGCGCTCTCGGCGATCGCTGCCGTGGCGTCGGGCTTCTGCCACACCGCGCTCGCGCTCCGGATGATCCAGCAGCAGCCGAGCGGTGCGTCGATGGCGGCCGGAACCGCGGCGCGCGGCAACCCGATGGTCGCTTCGTACTTTGCGGCCGCGGCCGGCGATCGTCAGTTCCTCTCGCCCTTCGGCGCCGGTAACCCCACGCAGTGGGCCGGCTTGCTCACCCAGCGGCACATGGCCGAGTTCGGCACCACCGAGGAGCAGTTCGGCCACCATGTGATCGCCCAGCGGTACCACGCGTCGCTGAACGACGACGCGATCTTCCGCGATCCGCTCACGATGGACGAGTACCTGGCGTCGCGCTATGTGTCGAAGCCGCTGCGCATCCTCGACTGCGACTACCCGGTCGATTCCGGCGCCGCCGTAATCTTCACCACCGAAGAACGCGCGCGCGACCTGCAGAAGCCGGTGGTGCTCGTCGAGTCGTACGCGCTCACCGCGATTCGCGACCTGAACTTCGAGATCCTCGAGGACATGGTGCGCACCGCGCCCGCCGAGTCCGCAAGGTCTCTTTGGTCGCGTACGGACTTGGAGCCGAGCGACGTCGACACTGCGCATCTCTACGACGGCTTCTCGGTGATCACCTTCCAGTGGCTCGAGGCGCTCGGGTTCTGCCCACCGGGAGGCGCGGGCCCCTTCGTCGAGGCCGGCAATACGCGCCTCGGGGGCTCCCTTCCCGTGAACACGGACGGCGGCGCCTGCAACGTCGGGCGACGGCACGGTGCCAACTTCTGCATCGAAGCGACGCGTCAGCTGCGCGGTGAATGCGGCGAGCGGCAGGTCGAGGGTGCCGACGTCTCGGTGTGGTCGACCGCGGTGGGTCCCTTCGCCGGCGCCGTGCTCCTCACAAGGGGCTAG
- a CDS encoding PIN domain nuclease, which yields MSGAVLDAGVLVGFERNDRRVVAIVARALEHHDPLVVPAGVVAQTWRDGHRQARLARLLGSPLCEVVPLDDLAARSVGQLCGVSATSDIVDASVALIGRQRGLRVLTR from the coding sequence ATGAGCGGCGCGGTGCTGGATGCCGGCGTCTTGGTCGGGTTCGAGCGCAACGACCGGCGCGTCGTCGCGATCGTCGCCCGAGCCTTGGAGCATCACGATCCGCTCGTGGTACCTGCCGGGGTTGTGGCGCAAACCTGGCGTGATGGGCATCGACAGGCGCGCCTGGCCCGGCTCCTCGGGTCTCCGTTGTGCGAAGTCGTACCGCTCGACGATCTCGCAGCTCGTTCGGTTGGCCAGCTCTGCGGGGTCAGCGCCACCAGTGACATCGTCGATGCCTCGGTCGCCCTCATCGGCCGTCAACGAGGCCTGCGGGTGCTCACCAGATGA
- a CDS encoding OB-fold domain-containing protein gives MSSTEPSAKPPMPVPDELTQFFWDGVARHELCIQRCQTCGHYIHYPKTICRFCQSRDLAGERVSGKATLYSWTIATQPFHPFWVDKIPYTLATVELVEQPRLMFMSQVIDCPEEELEGGLPLEVAFVEMSSELTLPLFRPARG, from the coding sequence ATGTCGTCGACCGAGCCGTCTGCCAAACCCCCGATGCCGGTGCCGGACGAGTTGACCCAGTTCTTCTGGGACGGCGTGGCGCGTCACGAGCTCTGCATCCAGCGCTGCCAGACCTGCGGCCACTACATCCACTACCCGAAGACGATCTGTCGGTTCTGCCAGTCGCGCGATCTCGCGGGCGAGCGGGTGTCGGGCAAGGCGACGCTGTACAGCTGGACGATCGCGACCCAGCCGTTCCACCCGTTCTGGGTCGACAAGATCCCGTACACGCTCGCGACAGTCGAGCTCGTCGAGCAGCCGCGGCTGATGTTCATGTCGCAAGTGATCGACTGCCCGGAGGAGGAGCTCGAGGGCGGCTTGCCGCTCGAGGTCGCGTTCGTGGAGATGTCGTCCGAGCTCACGCTGCCGCTGTTCCGCCCGGCGCGCGGCTAG
- a CDS encoding amidohydrolase family protein, with product MDTALRVIDADGHTLEPSDWIVRYLDPKFRHRIQSEPDGQVLVDGQEVMRHPPRTLEALRFTPDLILERFGEIAEAGFSAMAVVDAMDVEGIDVSVIYGPLYQCWIEGMDPELAAAIARAYSRWLAEYMAESGGRIVGAAPIPLHDVVLALKEVEYDYHELGIRAFWTRPNPVRGRMLGHRDFDPFYEALEDLNVPLSFHEGSGSLMQNIGSERFMDTWFEQHVCVHPMEQQMAMLSLIVQGVLERHPSLRVAFMEAGSAWAPSWLHRMDEHAELVGWNDAPDLSLEPSEYFKRQCFISCEPDEDLLYQVVDALGHENVLFASDFPHPDAKYPTAVKQFLELPKVSTEVKAQILWDNALRFYGFDEDALPKAGASAGRQ from the coding sequence GTGGACACTGCGCTGCGAGTGATCGACGCCGACGGTCACACGTTGGAGCCGTCTGACTGGATCGTCCGCTACTTGGACCCGAAGTTTCGGCACCGGATCCAGTCGGAGCCGGACGGCCAGGTGCTCGTCGACGGGCAGGAGGTCATGCGCCATCCACCCCGCACGCTGGAAGCGTTGCGCTTCACGCCCGACCTGATCCTCGAGCGATTCGGCGAGATCGCGGAGGCCGGGTTCAGCGCGATGGCGGTGGTCGACGCGATGGACGTGGAAGGTATCGACGTCTCGGTGATCTACGGGCCGCTGTACCAATGCTGGATCGAAGGCATGGACCCAGAGCTCGCGGCCGCGATTGCACGCGCATACAGCCGCTGGCTCGCCGAATACATGGCCGAGTCCGGTGGACGAATCGTGGGGGCGGCACCGATCCCGCTGCACGACGTCGTCTTGGCCCTGAAGGAAGTCGAGTACGACTACCACGAGCTCGGCATCCGGGCGTTCTGGACGCGGCCGAACCCGGTGCGCGGTCGGATGCTCGGCCACCGCGACTTCGACCCCTTCTACGAAGCACTCGAAGACCTGAACGTTCCGTTGTCGTTCCACGAAGGTTCGGGCTCGCTCATGCAGAACATCGGCAGCGAGCGCTTCATGGACACGTGGTTCGAACAGCACGTGTGCGTGCACCCGATGGAACAGCAGATGGCGATGTTGTCGCTCATCGTGCAGGGTGTCCTCGAGCGGCACCCGAGCCTTCGGGTCGCGTTCATGGAAGCGGGCTCGGCGTGGGCGCCGTCGTGGCTCCATCGGATGGACGAGCACGCCGAGCTGGTGGGGTGGAACGACGCTCCGGACCTGTCGCTCGAGCCGTCCGAGTACTTCAAGCGTCAATGCTTCATCTCGTGCGAACCCGACGAGGACCTGCTGTACCAGGTGGTCGACGCGCTCGGCCACGAGAACGTCTTGTTCGCGAGCGACTTCCCGCATCCCGATGCCAAGTACCCGACCGCGGTGAAGCAGTTCCTCGAGCTCCCGAAGGTGTCGACCGAGGTGAAGGCGCAGATCCTCTGGGACAACGCGCTGCGGTTCTACGGCTTCGACGAGGACGCGTTGCCGAAGGCGGGCGCGTCAGCCGGACGGCAATGA
- a CDS encoding amidohydrolase family protein has translation MTAELAIRGGTVVDGTGAPGFVGDVAIEGGRITEIGPDLHGYRELDATGAIVAPGFIDIHTHYDAQVLWDSALTPSCWHGVTTVIAGNCGFSLAPCRPQQRELLARTLEHVEAMSLDALHAGISWDFETFPEYLAAVRRRGTLLNFGAFVGHTAVRLFVMGDEAYERAATESEVNAMQAVVADALESGAIGFSTSLNPAHQGAEGRPVPSRFADAAEVRALLEVPCRAGRGVVQILPGEGVTLDDVFDAAPDLECPIVFSEVLTRADGEHQRRLERLLSVRRHGADNLWGLMAVHPIVFRFHLRDPFPFDMLPEFARLHARPARERVTCYSDPEWRRVVQEELDRRAGYRWDAMYFEETSRTELVGRTVADVAAERSMSPIDTMFTTALDEDLATRFRVVILNDDRQGIDALLQSEGLLVGLSDAGAHATQLCDAGFAATLLGTFVRERCALSVEEGVYKLTGQPAAAFGIPGRGILQPGFAADIAVFDPVTVDPGPLRRVWDFPADSDRLVADQPEGIVHVVVNGTVIRESGHSVEAATLDRYPGEPIAPARAP, from the coding sequence ATGACGGCCGAGCTCGCGATCCGCGGCGGTACCGTCGTCGACGGCACGGGCGCACCCGGGTTCGTCGGTGACGTCGCGATCGAGGGTGGTCGCATCACCGAGATCGGCCCGGACCTGCACGGCTACCGCGAGCTCGACGCGACCGGCGCGATCGTCGCGCCCGGGTTCATCGACATCCACACGCACTACGACGCGCAGGTGCTCTGGGACTCTGCCCTCACGCCCTCGTGCTGGCACGGCGTGACGACCGTGATCGCCGGCAACTGTGGCTTCAGCCTCGCTCCGTGTCGCCCGCAGCAGCGCGAACTCCTGGCGCGCACGTTGGAGCACGTCGAGGCCATGAGCCTCGACGCGCTCCACGCCGGGATCTCGTGGGACTTCGAGACGTTCCCGGAGTACCTCGCGGCCGTGCGGCGGCGCGGGACGCTCTTGAACTTCGGTGCCTTCGTCGGGCACACCGCAGTTCGGCTGTTCGTGATGGGCGACGAGGCCTACGAGCGCGCGGCGACGGAATCGGAGGTCAACGCCATGCAAGCCGTCGTGGCCGACGCGCTCGAGTCGGGCGCGATCGGCTTCTCGACCAGTCTCAACCCGGCGCACCAAGGGGCCGAGGGGCGCCCGGTGCCCTCACGGTTCGCGGACGCGGCCGAGGTCAGAGCTTTGCTCGAGGTGCCGTGCCGAGCCGGACGCGGTGTCGTGCAGATCCTCCCGGGTGAGGGGGTCACGCTCGACGACGTGTTCGACGCCGCTCCCGATCTCGAGTGCCCGATCGTGTTCAGTGAGGTGCTGACCCGTGCCGACGGCGAGCATCAACGGCGTCTCGAGCGGTTGTTGTCGGTCCGTCGTCACGGTGCCGACAACCTCTGGGGCCTCATGGCAGTGCACCCGATCGTGTTCCGGTTCCATCTGCGCGACCCGTTCCCGTTCGACATGCTGCCCGAGTTCGCTCGCCTGCACGCGCGTCCTGCGCGGGAGCGCGTGACGTGTTACTCGGATCCCGAATGGCGTCGGGTCGTGCAGGAAGAGCTCGATCGGCGTGCCGGCTACCGATGGGATGCCATGTACTTCGAGGAGACGTCACGCACCGAGCTCGTCGGCCGTACGGTCGCCGACGTCGCCGCCGAACGATCGATGTCGCCGATCGACACGATGTTCACGACCGCGCTCGACGAGGATCTTGCGACGCGGTTCCGGGTGGTGATCCTCAACGACGACCGGCAGGGCATCGACGCGCTCCTGCAATCCGAGGGCTTGCTGGTCGGCTTGTCCGACGCCGGCGCTCATGCGACGCAATTGTGCGATGCGGGCTTTGCGGCCACGCTGCTCGGGACGTTCGTGCGCGAGCGTTGCGCGCTCTCCGTGGAGGAGGGTGTCTACAAGCTCACCGGTCAACCCGCCGCCGCGTTCGGCATTCCTGGTCGCGGAATCCTGCAACCTGGCTTTGCAGCCGACATCGCCGTGTTCGATCCCGTCACCGTCGATCCCGGCCCGCTCCGGCGGGTGTGGGACTTCCCGGCCGACTCCGATCGCCTCGTGGCCGACCAGCCCGAAGGCATCGTGCACGTGGTGGTGAACGGCACGGTCATCCGTGAGAGCGGGCACTCGGTGGAGGCGGCCACCCTCGATCGCTACCCAGGCGAGCCGATCGCTCCCGCGCGGGCACCTTGA